One region of Zingiber officinale cultivar Zhangliang chromosome 7B, Zo_v1.1, whole genome shotgun sequence genomic DNA includes:
- the LOC122003900 gene encoding mavicyanin-like, with amino-acid sequence MAKEATSLSLAGLILVAANLLLAVSAATTHTVGGNSGWTIPFGANNYTAWASIQTFAVGDTLVFNFVNGTHDVIQVPWASFNSCSTANQIGSTFNTSPARLPITTAGMHYYICRFPGHCDAGQRLAITVPASSTSASPPTAASTAPTAPAPGGSSSTVPSGPSPGGQVPGSGAISVPSMAFVALSSLLASQFLF; translated from the exons ATGGCGAAAGAAGCGACGTCGTTGTCCCTCGCCGGCCTCATCTTGGTGGCCGCCAACCTCCTGCTCGCCGTCTCGGCAGCAACGACTCACACCGTCGGCGGCAACTCCGGGTGGACCATTCCTTTCGGAGCCAATAACTACACCGCTTGGGCTTCCATCCAGACCTTCGCCGTCGGCGATACCTTAG tttttaattttgtgAACGGGACACACGACGTGATCCAAGTGCCGTGGGCGAGCTTCAACTCCTGCTCCACGGCCAATCAGATCGGCTCGACCTTTAACACCAGCCCCGCCAGGTTGCCCATCACCACCGCCGGGATGCACTACTACATCTGCCGGTTCCCCGGCCACTGCGACGCTGGCCAGAGGCTGGCAATCACCGTCCCCGCTTCCTCCACCTCTGCCTCCCCTCCCACCGCCGCCTCTACGGCTCCTACCGCTCCGGCACCCGGTGGCAGCAGCAGCACTGTGCCATCGGGTCCCAGTCCTGGTGGTCAAGTGCCCGGTTCGGGCGCGATTTCAGTTCCATCGATGGCGTTCGTCGCCCTGTCGTCCCTGTTGGCCTCCCAATTCTTGTTCTAA
- the LOC122003901 gene encoding uncharacterized protein LOC122003901 encodes MAPTASSTSNLYISRPVAMADEVDCAMDCIPSLTRQRSYARRPLHVNNLFSGIRSASRFTRSADGVSDDDPFPARQPGRWARLRVAWRRMLEEKRRMLRSATPTHAPCYDPYTYAQNFDEGFASAEPDNLSRSFSARFAGPLYRG; translated from the coding sequence ATGGCTCCTACCGCATCATCGACCTCCAATCTCTATATATCAAGGCCAGTCGCCATGGCCGACGAGGTCGACTGCGCCATGGACTGCATCCCTTCCCTTACAAGGCAGAGGTCCTACGCGCGCCGTCCTCTCCACGTCAACAACTTGTTCAGCGGCATCCGAAGTGCCTCCAGATTCACCCGGTCCGCCGACGGCGTGTCGGACGACGACCCATTTCCCGCCCGGCAGCCCGGGAGGTGGGCGAGGCTGCGCGTGGCGTGGAGGAGGATGttggaggagaagaggaggatgCTCCGCTCTGCGACTCCCACGCACGCGCCGTGCTACGATCCGTACACCTACGCGCAGAACTTCGACGAGGGATTCGCGTCGGCGGAGCCCGACAACTTGTCGAGGTCCTTCTCGGCGCGGTTCGCCGGGCCACTCTACCGAGGATGA